In Alteromonas macleodii, the sequence TTGTTTTTTGTGCTTCCATGGCTTTAAACACATCTTCCATTTGGAACATGCCCGCCTGCCACGTGGCCATATAAGTCAAGCTCTCTGCTACCGTGTGTTCTGCCGCGTAGTTAATCATAGTCTTGGTGCCTGAAACCGCGAGCGGCGAATTCATTGCAATCTGCTGCGCTATTTTCATCACTGCGTCTAGCATTGATTCTTGGTCGTCAAATACCTGATTTACAAAGCCAAGTTGCTGCGCTTCTGCGGCACCAAAGTTGCGACCTGTATAAGCCAACTCTTTAACAATGCCAATAGGAATAAGCTTGGGTAGCCGTTGCAGCGTACCGACATCGGCGGTCATGCCTAATTGGGTTTCTTTTATGGTGAAAAAAGCGTCTTGGGTGCAATAGCGCATGTCGCATGCACTAAGTAAATCTACTGCACCACCAATCGCCCCACCCTGTACGGCACCAATAACCGGCATACGTGCCTGCTCTATAGCGGTAAAGCTATCTTGAAGTAACATCACCATACGGCGCATGCGTTCAGCTCTGCGCGATGGGTCGCCCTTAAAGTCTTCTTTCATATTCAGAAACACCGATAAATCCATACCGGCAGAGAAATGCTTACCTGTAGATGAAATAACGATTACCCGTGCTTTGGCTTCATCATCTATTTCTCGAATGGCTGCCGGTAGCTCTGTCCAGAACTCTGGGATCATGCTGTTCATTGCTTCAGGGCGGTTAAGTACTACGTGGGCGATATGGCCCTCTTGTTTTACTTCTAATGTAGAGTACTTCATGGTTTGCGCTGTCTCCTTGGGCTGTTCCTGTTAACAAATTTGCAAACTAGACAGCGTCAAGATAAAAGGCTATGTTGACACTGTCAAGATAAAACGTAATCTATTCGTCTCAATCATGAAGTTGGAAACATTTGGTTTATGGCTAATGCAGTACAAAGCTACCATCACGGTGACCTGCGCAGTGCGCTGATAGAGGCAGCAACTGCGCGTTTGTCTGAACACGGCGTTGATAGTTTATCTCTTAGAAAGCTGGCAGAAGATGCCGGGGTGTCACGTACTGCGCCTTATCATCACTTCAAAGATAAAAGTGCTTTATTAAGCGCTATCGCAGCAAAAGGCTTTAGCGACTGGCATAGCGCAGCAAAACGCATTTTTGAGCAAGAAGATAAAACGCCAAAGGCGCGCTTCCGTGAGTTTGTGCACGAATACATTGGCTACGCCGCCGACAACCCTGAAATGTATGAACTGATGTTTGGGCGCACTATTTGGCAAAATCAAGCGGCAACTAACGACTTAAAAAGCGTTGCGTTCCCTTGCTTTCAATTTCAGGTAACTATGACCCGCTATTGGCAAGACAAAGGGCTGCTTCCAAACAATCAGGATGCATTGAGACTAGCACAGGTGACATGGGGCACGTTACACGGTATTGCGCGTTTACTTATTGACGGCATATACGCTGACAGCAGTCATATCGATGAAATGTGTGATTGTGCAGCGGATTTATTTATGCAAAAGCAGGTGTAAACGTCACATCAACACAACTACTTGAATATAGCGTTGCGCTTGTACGCCGCGAAAGGCGTTTAACTGCCTAGAGCGGAAAAATAGCCTAGAGCGGAAAAATAACCTTCAAGAGACGATCAGCACTGCGTGATAAAAGTGCTGCAAGCAAATGGATGCTTAAAACGGATGAAATGCCAGAGCGAGACGAAGGCTCGCTCGTAGCACTTTTTCAGTTACGCCGATTCTGCTTTAGCCAAAGATACTGGCTGACCTTCGTGCGTCGCTTTAATAAACTCAGCAGCACGTTCGGCAATCATGACGGTGGGTGCGTTAGTATTGCCACCTATTAAACTTGGCATCACCGAAGCATCTACCACTCTAAGACCTGCTATGCCCCTTACCCGTAACTGAGTATCAACCACTGCCATCTCATCGTCATCGCTGCCCATTTTACAGGTACCAATCGGGTGATAGATGGTTTCAGCGCGCTCACGCAAAAACTCTAATATTTCTTCATCTGTTTGTGCTTCTTCCCCTGGATATAGTTCACTGCCTTGGAACTTGTCGAAGTCAGGAGCCGATAGTAGCTTACGAGCAATACGCACACCTTCAATCATAACTTGCTGGTCTTCTTTGGCAGACAAGTAGTTCGGGTCAATAAGCGCTTGATCAGCAGGATGGTTGCTTTGAAGCGATATAGTTCCTCGGCTTTTGGGGTATAGACAGCATACATGTAAGCCATAACCGTACCCAAAGGCCAACTGTCTTCCATGGTCATTTAAGATTGCAGGTAAGAAATGAAACTGAATGTCAGGACCTTGCGTTGCTAAACTTGAACTAACAAAACCACCGGCTTCAGCAATATTTGAAGAAAGAATACCTTTGCGTTTAAACGCGTAGTCTGCAGTGGCTTTCACATAGGAAGGCAAGGCCCCTAACGCCACGGCATAACCCTCTCTGGCCTTACAAGTGAACTGCACAATGGCATCAAGGTGGTCTTGTAAGTTTTGTCCCACACCAGGCAAGTCTTGCTGTACAAAAATACCTTTGTCTTCTAACTCTGCTCTTGGT encodes:
- a CDS encoding GMC family oxidoreductase, whose product is MSEILSKYDYIIVGGGSAGAVLATRLSENPALDILLLEAGSKDTNPLIHIPFGLSLLSRFEGIGWGYHTAPQKEMYDRELFWPRGKTLGGSSSVNAMCYIRGQQEDYDRWANEEGAEGWSFDDVLPYFKRSENFEEGADEYHGTGGPLNVSKLRHTSVLSDAFVNSASFAGYQQLNDFNRDDREGLGYYHVTQANGQRCSTAKGYLTQAKHRNNLTVLTKVAAEKVLLKEGRAIGVQVREKGAVNRYFAKSEVILCGGAINSPQLLMLSGIGPRAELEDKGIFVQQDLPGVGQNLQDHLDAIVQFTCKAREGYAVALGALPSYVKATADYAFKRKGILSSNIAEAGGFVSSSLATQGPDIQFHFLPAILNDHGRQLAFGYGYGLHVCCLYPKSRGTISLQSNHPADQALIDPNYLSAKEDQQVMIEGVRIARKLLSAPDFDKFQGSELYPGEEAQTDEEILEFLRERAETIYHPIGTCKMGSDDDEMAVVDTQLRVRGIAGLRVVDASVMPSLIGGNTNAPTVMIAERAAEFIKATHEGQPVSLAKAESA
- a CDS encoding TetR/AcrR family transcriptional regulator; amino-acid sequence: MANAVQSYHHGDLRSALIEAATARLSEHGVDSLSLRKLAEDAGVSRTAPYHHFKDKSALLSAIAAKGFSDWHSAAKRIFEQEDKTPKARFREFVHEYIGYAADNPEMYELMFGRTIWQNQAATNDLKSVAFPCFQFQVTMTRYWQDKGLLPNNQDALRLAQVTWGTLHGIARLLIDGIYADSSHIDEMCDCAADLFMQKQV
- a CDS encoding crotonase/enoyl-CoA hydratase family protein, giving the protein MKYSTLEVKQEGHIAHVVLNRPEAMNSMIPEFWTELPAAIREIDDEAKARVIVISSTGKHFSAGMDLSVFLNMKEDFKGDPSRRAERMRRMVMLLQDSFTAIEQARMPVIGAVQGGAIGGAVDLLSACDMRYCTQDAFFTIKETQLGMTADVGTLQRLPKLIPIGIVKELAYTGRNFGAAEAQQLGFVNQVFDDQESMLDAVMKIAQQIAMNSPLAVSGTKTMINYAAEHTVAESLTYMATWQAGMFQMEDVFKAMEAQKTKTLPDYPPLHPAIKKMNS